In a single window of the Streptomyces sp. HUAS ZL42 genome:
- a CDS encoding helix-turn-helix domain-containing protein produces the protein MTGTGDEPFITAVKPLVDAMGGEMLPPDEAGPDDVVLAWEGADVVAVRLPQLADSLDHILAAMERKRGKPLADLDRKAKQEVVRILEARGAFSVRHGVETVASALGVSRFTVYNYLNRDKG, from the coding sequence GTGACCGGCACCGGGGACGAGCCCTTCATCACCGCCGTGAAGCCGCTGGTCGACGCCATGGGCGGCGAGATGCTCCCGCCGGACGAGGCCGGTCCCGACGACGTCGTGCTGGCCTGGGAGGGCGCCGACGTGGTCGCCGTACGCCTGCCGCAGCTGGCGGACTCCCTCGACCACATCCTGGCCGCCATGGAGCGCAAGCGGGGCAAGCCGCTCGCCGACCTGGACCGCAAGGCCAAGCAGGAGGTCGTACGGATACTCGAGGCGCGAGGCGCCTTCTCCGTACGGCACGGCGTGGAGACCGTGGCGAGCGCGCTCGGGGTGAGCCGCTTCACCGTCTACAACTACCTGAACCGCGACAAGGGCTGA
- a CDS encoding TIM barrel protein: protein MPGSESSTAADQRFTVNLSILFTELPLLERPAAAAAAGFTAVELWWPWVDTPTPRQSELDALKKAIEDAGVRLTGLNFYAGRLPGPDRGALSVPGEESERFRANIDVVAGFAQSLGCTALNALYGNRVEGVDPAEQDALALENLVLAARAADRIGAILLVEALNRPESPLYPLVSAPAAVGVVDRVNQTTGLGNARFLMDLYHLSMNGEDLPSVIEQYTPRTGHVQIADNPGRGAPGTGSLPLENLLDQLGKAGYEGWVGLEYKPGDRPSAEAFDWLPR from the coding sequence ATGCCAGGTTCTGAATCGAGCACAGCCGCAGACCAGCGCTTCACCGTCAACCTGTCGATCCTCTTCACGGAACTCCCGCTCCTGGAGCGCCCCGCGGCCGCCGCCGCGGCCGGCTTCACCGCGGTCGAGTTGTGGTGGCCCTGGGTGGACACCCCCACCCCCCGGCAGTCCGAGCTCGACGCACTGAAGAAGGCGATCGAGGACGCGGGCGTCCGGCTCACGGGCCTGAACTTCTACGCCGGCCGGCTCCCGGGCCCGGACCGCGGCGCCCTGTCGGTCCCCGGCGAGGAGTCGGAGCGGTTCCGCGCCAACATCGACGTCGTCGCCGGCTTCGCCCAGTCCCTGGGCTGCACGGCTCTCAACGCCCTGTACGGCAACCGCGTCGAGGGCGTGGACCCGGCCGAGCAGGACGCGCTGGCTCTGGAGAACCTGGTGCTCGCGGCCCGGGCCGCCGACCGGATCGGCGCGATCCTGCTGGTCGAGGCGCTGAACCGGCCCGAGTCGCCGCTCTACCCGCTGGTGTCCGCCCCGGCCGCCGTCGGCGTCGTCGACAGGGTCAACCAGACGACGGGCCTCGGCAACGCGCGCTTCCTCATGGACCTCTACCACCTGTCCATGAACGGCGAGGACCTGCCGTCGGTGATCGAGCAGTACACCCCGAGGACCGGACACGTCCAGATCGCCGACAACCCGGGCCGCGGCGCCCCGGGCACGGGCTCGCTGCCCCTGGAGAACCTCCTCGACCAGCTCGGGAAGGCCGGTTACGAGGGCTGGGTCGGCCTGGAGTACAAGCCGGGCGACCGTCCGAGCGCCGAGGCCTTCGACTGGCTGCCCCGCTGA
- a CDS encoding 2-hydroxy-3-oxopropionate reductase, whose translation MSNTLPKVAWIGLGIMGSPMSENLIKAGYDVTGYTLEQDKLDRLAAAGGTAAGSIAGAVRDADVIITMVPASPQVEAIAYGPDGILANARRGALLIDMSSITPQTSVDLAAAARDRGIRVLDAPVSGGEAGAVEAVLSIMVGGEQADFDAARPVFEALGKTIVLCGPHGSGQTVKAANQLIVAVNIQACAEAVVFLEKSGVDLKAALDVLGGGLAGSTVLTRKKDNFLGRDFKPGFRIDLHHKDMGIVTDAARNVGAALPVGAVVAQLVASLRAQGDGGLDHSALLRSVERLSGAQV comes from the coding sequence ATGAGCAACACACTTCCCAAGGTCGCCTGGATAGGCCTCGGCATCATGGGCTCCCCCATGTCCGAGAACCTGATCAAGGCGGGCTACGACGTCACCGGCTACACCCTCGAGCAGGACAAGCTGGACCGCTTGGCGGCCGCGGGCGGCACCGCGGCCGGTTCGATCGCCGGGGCCGTCCGTGACGCCGACGTGATCATCACGATGGTGCCCGCGTCCCCGCAGGTCGAGGCGATCGCCTACGGCCCCGACGGCATCCTCGCGAATGCGAGGCGGGGCGCCCTGCTCATCGACATGTCCTCGATCACCCCGCAGACCTCCGTCGACCTGGCGGCGGCCGCGAGGGACAGGGGCATCCGCGTGCTCGACGCCCCCGTGTCCGGCGGTGAGGCCGGCGCCGTCGAGGCCGTACTGTCGATCATGGTCGGCGGTGAGCAGGCCGACTTCGACGCCGCCAGGCCGGTCTTCGAGGCGCTCGGGAAGACGATCGTGCTGTGCGGCCCACACGGCTCCGGCCAGACCGTGAAGGCCGCCAACCAGCTGATCGTCGCCGTCAACATCCAGGCGTGCGCCGAGGCCGTGGTCTTCCTGGAGAAGTCGGGCGTGGACCTGAAGGCGGCGCTGGACGTCCTGGGCGGCGGCCTCGCGGGCTCCACCGTGCTGACCCGCAAGAAGGACAACTTCCTCGGCCGCGACTTCAAGCCGGGCTTCCGCATCGACCTGCACCACAAGGACATGGGCATCGTCACGGACGCCGCCCGCAACGTGGGCGCGGCCCTGCCCGTCGGCGCGGTGGTCGCCCAGCTGGTCGCGAGCCTGCGCGCGCAGGGCGACGGCGGCCTGGACCACTCGGCGCTGCTGCGGTCCGTGGAGCGCCTGTCCGGCGCGCAGGTCTGA
- a CDS encoding TIGR04222 domain-containing membrane protein translates to MSSGATGRLEAHEIALLRGGPRAAVTVAVLGLHLRGAVEAGRPGTMRAAGATGAPSPPPLTKAVHAALHRPAGMRQLLDRQGVRRALGALRDELRAAGLLRTFPPGRTGAARRLLKALRKEHPLPTNQRGLSTDDVLLAVALHGDRALTALAPRFTRQAGLTGRGGTTEREMRQSWGGGSGGGGFSCGAA, encoded by the coding sequence ATGAGCAGTGGTGCGACGGGTCGGCTGGAGGCGCACGAGATCGCCCTGTTGCGGGGCGGTCCGCGCGCCGCGGTCACGGTGGCCGTGCTGGGGCTGCACCTGCGGGGCGCCGTGGAAGCCGGCCGGCCCGGCACCATGCGGGCCGCCGGGGCGACGGGTGCGCCTTCGCCACCGCCCCTCACGAAAGCGGTGCACGCCGCGCTCCACCGGCCCGCGGGCATGCGCCAGTTGCTGGACCGACAGGGTGTGCGCAGGGCACTCGGCGCGCTGCGCGACGAACTCAGGGCCGCCGGGCTGCTGCGCACCTTCCCGCCCGGCCGCACCGGCGCCGCCCGCCGCCTGTTGAAGGCCCTGCGGAAAGAGCACCCCCTCCCCACGAACCAGAGGGGCCTGTCGACGGACGACGTCCTCCTCGCCGTGGCCCTGCACGGCGACCGCGCGCTGACCGCCCTCGCTCCGCGATTCACCCGGCAGGCGGGCCTGACCGGCCGGGGCGGGACGACGGAGCGGGAGATGCGGCAGTCCTGGGGCGGCGGTTCGGGCGGAGGCGGCTTCAGCTGCGGAGCCGCGTAG
- a CDS encoding alpha/beta fold hydrolase, which translates to MRMTVPTELGDISVRRAGPPGAPGVLLLHANPGEGRDYDAVLPALADHHCVFVVDWPGYGDSTVPDPGKVTPEGLVTVAERVLDALGDIGRVAVVGNSVGGYVACRLAEGRYAARIAGLVLVDPAGFTSHNALTRWFCREVMGRPAVARRLVVPLARAYLGGLRTPSARATYARARQLPYDRRKLAVHCAIWRGLAEPATVLADPGGIGVPVLLLWGRRDPVVPAFLDGRRARSALPAHTVSVLLPTGHEPYNERPDLFLRHTMAFLEAPDLATRLRS; encoded by the coding sequence ATGCGGATGACTGTTCCCACGGAGCTCGGTGACATCTCTGTGCGCCGCGCCGGCCCGCCCGGCGCGCCCGGCGTGCTGCTCCTGCACGCCAACCCGGGCGAAGGGCGGGACTACGACGCCGTCCTGCCCGCCCTCGCCGACCACCACTGTGTCTTCGTGGTCGACTGGCCGGGCTACGGCGACTCGACCGTGCCCGATCCCGGGAAGGTCACCCCGGAGGGGCTGGTGACGGTGGCCGAGCGGGTGCTCGACGCGCTCGGTGACATCGGTCGGGTCGCCGTCGTCGGCAACAGCGTCGGCGGTTATGTGGCCTGCCGACTGGCCGAGGGGCGGTACGCGGCGCGGATCGCCGGGCTCGTGCTGGTCGACCCGGCGGGATTCACCTCGCACAACGCGCTCACCCGCTGGTTCTGCCGCGAGGTGATGGGCCGCCCCGCCGTCGCCCGCCGGCTCGTCGTCCCGCTGGCCCGCGCCTATCTGGGCGGCCTGCGCACGCCGAGCGCGCGTGCGACCTACGCGCGGGCACGGCAACTACCCTATGACAGGCGAAAGTTGGCGGTTCACTGTGCCATCTGGCGAGGCCTCGCGGAACCGGCGACCGTCCTGGCGGACCCGGGCGGGATCGGCGTACCGGTGCTGCTGCTGTGGGGCAGACGTGATCCGGTGGTCCCCGCTTTCCTGGACGGGCGGCGGGCCCGGAGCGCCCTGCCCGCGCACACGGTGAGCGTGCTGCTGCCGACGGGCCACGAGCCGTACAACGAGCGCCCCGACCTGTTCCTGCGGCACACAATGGCGTTCCTCGAGGCTCCGGACCTGGCTACGCGGCTCCGCAGCTGA
- the gcl gene encoding glyoxylate carboligase, whose product MARMTAARAAVEILKREGVTHAFGVPGAAINPFYAALKAAGGIQHTLARHVEGASHMAEGYTRTRPGNIGVCIGTSGPAGTDMITGLYSAIGDSVPILCITGQAPTAVIHKEDFQAVDIASIARPVTKAAVTVLEAAQVPGVFQQAFHLMRSGRPGPVLIDLPADVQQTEIEFDPETYEPLPVYKPAATRAQIEKAIRMLNASERPLIVAGGGVINADASGLLVEFAELTGTPVVPTLMGWGAIPDDHELNAGMVGLQTSHRYGNATFLESDFVLGIGNRWANRHTGRVDVYTAGRTFVHVDIEPTQIGRIFAPDYGITSDAKAALELLVEVARESKAAGELPDRGAWAASAQEKKARLQRRTHFDDIPIKPQRVYEEMNKAFGPETRYVTTIGLSQIAGAQMLHVYRPRHWINCGQAGPLGWTIPAALGVAKADPEASVVALSGDYDFQFMIEELAVGAQHKIPYVHVLVNNSYLGLIRQAQRAFDIDFQVNLEFDNINAPELGVYGVDHVKVAEGLGCRAIRVTDPNDLAAAFEQAKKLAAEFRVPVVVEAILERVTNISMSTTNDIGNVVEFEELATEPGHAPTSIRTLKV is encoded by the coding sequence ATGGCTCGTATGACCGCTGCCCGCGCGGCAGTCGAGATCCTCAAGCGCGAAGGCGTCACCCACGCCTTCGGTGTCCCCGGCGCGGCGATCAACCCCTTCTACGCGGCGCTCAAGGCCGCCGGCGGCATCCAGCACACCCTCGCCCGGCATGTCGAGGGCGCCTCGCACATGGCCGAGGGCTACACCCGCACGCGCCCCGGCAACATCGGCGTCTGCATCGGCACCTCGGGCCCCGCCGGCACCGACATGATCACGGGCCTGTACTCCGCGATCGGCGACTCCGTCCCGATCCTGTGCATCACCGGCCAGGCCCCCACCGCCGTGATCCACAAGGAGGACTTCCAGGCCGTCGACATCGCCTCCATCGCCAGGCCGGTCACCAAGGCGGCGGTCACGGTTCTGGAGGCCGCGCAGGTTCCCGGCGTCTTCCAGCAGGCCTTCCACCTCATGCGCTCCGGCCGGCCCGGCCCCGTCCTCATCGACCTGCCGGCCGACGTCCAGCAGACCGAGATCGAGTTCGACCCGGAGACGTACGAGCCGCTCCCCGTCTACAAGCCCGCCGCCACGCGCGCGCAGATCGAGAAGGCGATCCGGATGCTCAACGCCTCCGAGCGCCCGCTGATCGTCGCCGGCGGCGGCGTCATCAACGCCGACGCGTCCGGACTCCTCGTGGAGTTCGCCGAGTTGACCGGCACCCCGGTCGTCCCGACCCTGATGGGCTGGGGCGCCATCCCCGACGACCACGAGCTGAACGCCGGCATGGTCGGCCTGCAGACCTCGCACCGCTACGGCAACGCGACCTTCCTGGAGTCGGACTTCGTCCTCGGCATCGGCAACCGCTGGGCCAACCGCCACACCGGTCGCGTCGACGTCTACACGGCGGGCCGCACCTTCGTCCACGTCGACATCGAGCCCACCCAGATCGGCAGGATCTTCGCCCCGGACTACGGCATCACCTCCGACGCCAAGGCCGCGCTCGAGCTCCTCGTCGAGGTGGCACGGGAGTCGAAGGCGGCCGGCGAACTGCCCGACCGCGGTGCCTGGGCCGCCTCCGCACAGGAGAAGAAGGCCAGGCTCCAGCGCCGTACGCACTTCGACGACATCCCGATCAAGCCGCAGCGCGTCTACGAGGAGATGAACAAGGCCTTCGGCCCCGAGACCCGGTACGTCACCACCATCGGCCTCTCACAGATCGCGGGCGCGCAGATGCTGCACGTCTACCGGCCGCGGCACTGGATCAACTGCGGCCAGGCCGGGCCCCTCGGCTGGACGATCCCGGCCGCGCTGGGCGTCGCCAAGGCCGACCCGGAGGCGTCCGTGGTCGCCCTGTCCGGCGACTACGACTTCCAGTTCATGATCGAGGAGCTGGCCGTGGGGGCACAGCACAAGATCCCGTACGTCCATGTCCTCGTCAACAACTCCTACCTGGGCCTGATCCGCCAGGCGCAGCGGGCCTTCGACATCGACTTCCAGGTCAACCTGGAGTTCGACAACATCAACGCTCCTGAGCTGGGCGTCTACGGCGTGGACCATGTGAAGGTCGCCGAGGGCCTGGGCTGCAGGGCGATCCGGGTGACCGACCCGAACGACCTCGCCGCGGCCTTCGAGCAGGCCAAGAAGCTCGCCGCGGAGTTCCGGGTGCCGGTCGTCGTCGAGGCGATCCTCGAACGCGTCACCAACATCTCGATGTCCACGACCAACGACATCGGCAACGTCGTCGAGTTCGAGGAACTCGCGACGGAGCCGGGGCACGCGCCGACGTCGATCAGGACGCTGAAGGTCTGA
- a CDS encoding AMP-binding protein yields the protein MSGLSYTHGTSGTPLLGDTIGANLDRAIAAHPDREALVDVPSGRRWTYTEFGAAVDEVARGLLAKGVAKGDRVGIWAVNCPEWVLVQYATARIGAIMVNINPAYRAHELEYVLKQAGISVLIASLAHRTSDYRSLVDQVRGRCPELRETVYIGDPSWEALTADAAAVPHERLAAVSDELSCDDPVNIQYTSGTTGFPKGATLSHHNILNNGYWVGRTIGYTEQDRVCLPVPFYHCFGMVMGNLGATSHGACIVIPAPSFDPEATLKAVQQERCTSLYGVPTMFIAELNLPDFASYDLTTLRTGIMAGSPCPVEVMKRVVAEMHMEEVSICYGMTETSPVSLQTRMDDDLEHRTGTVGRVLPHIEVKVVDPASGVTQPRGTAGELCTRGYSVMLGYWDEPEKTAEAVDAGRWMHTGDLAMMREDGYVEIVGRIKDMIIRGGENIYPREVEEFLYGHPKIRDVQVVGVPHEKYGEEVLACVIPRDPDDPLTLEELRAYCEGQLAHYKVPRRLQILDSFPMTVSGKVRKVELRERYAR from the coding sequence GTGAGCGGGCTGTCGTACACGCACGGGACGAGCGGGACACCGCTGCTGGGCGACACGATCGGCGCCAACCTCGACCGGGCGATCGCCGCCCACCCCGACCGCGAGGCCCTGGTGGACGTGCCGTCCGGGCGGCGCTGGACCTACACCGAGTTCGGTGCGGCGGTCGACGAGGTGGCGCGCGGGCTGCTCGCCAAGGGGGTGGCGAAGGGCGACCGGGTCGGGATCTGGGCGGTCAACTGTCCCGAGTGGGTCCTCGTCCAGTACGCAACCGCACGCATCGGCGCGATCATGGTCAACATCAACCCGGCCTACCGTGCCCACGAGTTGGAGTACGTCCTCAAGCAGGCCGGCATCTCGGTGCTGATCGCCTCGCTCGCGCACAGGACCAGCGACTATCGCTCACTGGTGGACCAAGTGCGCGGCAGGTGCCCTGAGTTGCGGGAGACCGTCTACATCGGCGACCCGTCCTGGGAGGCACTGACGGCGGACGCGGCCGCTGTGCCCCACGAGCGACTGGCGGCCGTCTCCGACGAGTTGAGCTGCGACGACCCGGTCAACATCCAGTACACCTCCGGGACGACCGGCTTCCCGAAGGGCGCCACGCTCTCCCACCACAACATCCTCAACAACGGTTACTGGGTGGGCCGTACGATCGGCTACACCGAGCAGGACCGGGTGTGCCTGCCCGTGCCCTTCTACCACTGCTTCGGCATGGTGATGGGGAACCTGGGCGCCACCTCCCACGGGGCCTGCATCGTGATCCCGGCCCCGTCCTTCGACCCCGAGGCCACCCTGAAGGCCGTCCAGCAGGAGCGGTGCACGTCCCTGTACGGCGTTCCGACCATGTTCATCGCGGAGCTGAACCTGCCCGACTTCGCGTCGTACGACCTGACCACGCTGCGCACCGGCATCATGGCGGGCTCGCCCTGCCCGGTGGAGGTGATGAAGCGGGTCGTCGCCGAGATGCACATGGAGGAGGTCTCCATCTGCTACGGCATGACCGAGACCTCCCCGGTCTCGCTGCAGACGCGGATGGACGACGACCTGGAGCACCGCACGGGCACGGTCGGGCGGGTGCTTCCGCACATCGAGGTGAAGGTCGTCGACCCGGCGAGCGGGGTCACCCAACCTCGGGGAACGGCCGGGGAGTTGTGCACCCGGGGCTACAGCGTGATGCTCGGCTACTGGGACGAGCCGGAGAAGACCGCGGAGGCCGTCGACGCCGGGCGCTGGATGCACACGGGGGACCTCGCGATGATGCGCGAGGACGGTTACGTCGAGATCGTCGGCCGCATCAAGGACATGATCATCCGTGGCGGCGAGAACATCTACCCGCGCGAGGTGGAGGAGTTCCTCTACGGCCACCCGAAGATCAGGGACGTCCAGGTCGTCGGCGTACCCCATGAGAAGTACGGCGAGGAGGTCCTCGCCTGCGTCATCCCCCGCGACCCGGACGACCCACTGACGCTGGAGGAGCTGCGGGCGTACTGCGAGGGGCAGTTGGCGCACTACAAGGTGCCGAGGCGGCTGCAGATCCTGGACTCCTTCCCGATGACGGTGTCGGGGAAGGTGCGGAAGGTGGAGCTGCGGGAGAGGTACGCCCGGTAG